Part of the Pedobacter roseus genome is shown below.
TGTTCCGGAATCAAGGCTGACCTAAATGTGTGTTTCCCTCTGCCCAGTGCTAGTCTTTATAAAATGTTTTGATTACATCGGTGCGTTAGTTCCCATGTGCTTCCGCATTCAGTTTTTTCGAAGCCAGGCCAAATACACATAAAGGCTTTATTAGTTATTCTGCGCTCAAGTCACCACTTTTTAAGCTCTCTGTAATATTTTTTGCTACCATTCCGATAGATTCTATAATCAGTAAAAAGGGATTTTGTTGATAAAATGAAAAAATACGAAAAACCCACAGGGTAAAACGTATTATTTTTTATTTGATTACAATCAATTTTTCCCTGATATAAGTAAGCCAAAATACATCATTTTCGTTTTGCTTTAAATTTAAGGCCAGGGCATCCATTTTTAACGATATTTAGGTTGGACCATACAAAAAAAGAAATGACCTGACTGGAATTGTCATTTTACTATACCGTGTTTCGAAAAAAAAAGATCAAATTAGACTTGCAAAATGAGTGGTAGGAAAACTCCATTTTTTTCTACGTCTTAAAAGTGATCAATTCCACTTATCCAGAACGATACTTCAGGGCTAGGTTATTTTTTTAGCAATGAAATTAGCTCGTCTTTTTCTTTGATCCTAAGTTCATATTGCTCGATAAGCTTTTTTATGGCTTCCTGGTCATGGAATGGACCAGCGTTACATGCAATGGTAAGCTTATCATTGTTTTGCTGATGAGTAATTTTTCTTTCATTGAAGAGGTCCGAAATAGAGACCTTAAGTACCTCAGAAATTTTCAAAAGTTTCGGTACCGTTAATCTTCTGTCATCTTTTTCTAAACGGCCGTAGTTACTTTGAGCAAGGTTAAGTTCTAATGCCATTTTTTCTTGCGAGATGTTCTTCTCTTCGCGCAATTTTCTTATTGTTAAGCCGATTTGAGTCATTATTTAGATTTTTATTTATGAGAGGATTAAATTTTATTCATAATATAGATTGTTCAGTTCTATATTTGGCGTTAAATTAGTAAAAGGAATGTTACTTTAAAACTAAAAAACTCAATCTTTTAAAAACCTAAAAAAATTATGAAAAAATTATTGCTCCTCATGACAGTTATGTTTGGATTTGCAAGTTTAACATTTGCAAAATCCGGAACAAAGGCTGTGAAAATGTCCGTTAAAAAGGAAATTGTTAAGACCATAAAAGAAACAAAGTTGACTAACGAAACGTTTACATGCGTACCAGTTACTATTGTTGAAACAACTTTTTGGGACTATGAATCCGATGGGACTGTTAGCGAACACCACATCGTTACCGCTTTGATTGACGGTCCCTGTCTTCTTAGCCTGATCTATGGGTACTGATCCCATCAGATCATGCAAAATTAATTTTGTAAAAAACAATTTAATATTCCATCTAAATTACAAAACTTTATGAAAAAACTATTATTAATGCTCGCCTTGATGTTTTCAGTAGCAACAATTTCATTTGCCGCTACAAAAACGGTAAAATCCGGTTCCAGTAAACAAACTGTTAAAAAAATAGCCGGTAAACTGAAAGACAAGAAAACTGAAATCTGTTTAACAATTTCCGCGACAACCTATACAGAATATGATTCCGATGGGGGACAGATCAGCTATACAATATGGTCTCTTGACTCCTTAGATCTTGGCTGTTTATACAGGATGGCTGGCTTACAATAGTTAAATGTTGACATTCCTAAAGATCCATTTGTTTTAATTAGCTAATGGATCTTTTATTTTTTATATCTTAGATCACAATCAGATTATGCTTAAAAAATTCAAAATATTCTTCTTGCTCCTCTGCACCGCCAGTGGTGCGATTGCCCAAGGAAACAATCCGGCATTGGGGCAGGTAACATACGCGTTCAGAACGGCTTATATCAAGACCGATAGCGGTATTGTTGCCCCCACGTCCTATCAGGTTGCAAACTATAGGCTGTTGTTTGGTCAGAACTCATCTCTTTACAGCCTGATCAGCAGGCCGGTGAATACTGTAAATTTCACCAGTGGAATCGATACAGCCGAACTGTTCAAGAACAAGGGCGCAAGGGATCTTGTTTATAAGGAAATAAGTAAAGTTGTACCTTCGAATGCTAAAGGCAGGGAAACCAATTACCTGAAAAAGTATGGTTCAAGGCTATTGACCAGGCAGGAAATAGGCACCACAAATGAGAAGTACCTGATCCTTGATACCGTTCCGGAAATTAACTGGCAGGTTTCTGAGGAAACCAAGGTGATATTGAGTTATAGCTGTCAAAAAGCGGTAGGCAGCTTTAGGGGCGCAACTATACGGCGTGGTTTACTACCCAGATCCCGCTGCAGACAGGCCCCTGGAAATTGGGAGGGCTTCCTGGTCTTATCTTAGCTGCCAGTGATGATAAAAAGGAGATATTCTTCGAAGCCACAAAAATTGAAATACCTGCCACTGGTTTTGAGATACCGGAAAACCTCACCGGCGATACGGTAACTGCCTCTAAATTTGTTGAGCTGAACACTTCCAATCTCACCAAAAATAAAGAAAAACATGATGCTATGATGAAGGCCGCGGGACATACAGTAATTACCAAGAGCGGGGGCAGATCCGTTTTGATAGAACTCAATAAAAACTAGAATATTTAAATGCTTAAAATTTTCTGCTCTCTCTTAATCTTTTTTACCTTATTTACCTTTTCTTTTCTTTATGCACAGCGGAATGTCACAGGAAAAATAGCAGATGCTTCTGGCAAACCTGTTTCTAGTGCCAGCATAATACTGAAGTATACCAAAGAAGGCAACCCCCAAACAAAATACACATTAGTAAAAGCTGACGGCACCTATAGTATCAGTCTGGTTGAAGGAGCACTAAAGCCGGGCCTGCAGTGCATTGCCCTTGGCTTCCAAAGCCAGTACATTGACCTGGACTCTATAAGAACAGATTATAATTTTGTACTTCAGCCCAGCGTAATCAAGTTGGACCCGGTAAATATTACAGCCAAACAAACGGTAAGGGTGAAGGACGATACCACTACTTTTTTGGTAGAGAAGTTCAGCAAAAAAAACGAGCAGACGGTTGAAGACCTGATTAAGCGCCTGCCTGGTATGAGCGTCGATAAAGACGGCAACATCAAGTATAACGGACGTCAGGTTGAGCGGGTGCTGGTGGAGGACGGTGATCTGTTCGAAAAAGATTTTAAGATGCTGACAAAAAATCTTTCTGCAGATATGGTGGAAAAGATACAGGCTATAGACAACTACAATGATAACCCTTTGCTATCCGGGCTGACCAAAACTGACAAACAGGTCTTGAATCTTAAATTAAAAAAAGATAAACTGCTGAATGTTAACGGCAATGTAAATCTGAACGCCGGTCTACCAAAGGATAAGTACGAGGGTAAAGTAAACCTGATTTCAATTTCGCCAAATTTAAAGGGCATACTCTTAGGGGCGGGAAACAATGTAGGTATCAACCCGTTTTCCATGCTAAATATTGCTGAACCGGTAGCCAACCAAAGGCGGTTCAACTTGGAGGATAATATAGTTCTACAAGCCAATAACAGGTTGGTGGAAATACCTTACCTATATTATCAAGGAATTGACCTGAACCGTAATAATTTTAATGATACCAAAATTGCTTCAGGCAATTTTATGTTCAGGCCTTTAAAAAAACTTGAGGTAAAGTTAGCTGCATATTTTCTTAATGATAATAATAGGCAGCAGCTGTATAACGATACCAGATTTGCTATCGATAATCAACCACCGGTTGTTTTCAACGAGGTGAATAACCTAAATAAACAGCAGCTTTATCAGGCTTACAATCTCACGCTGACCTATAGACCCAATAAACGACAACAGTTCAAATATGTGGGCAAGTTTAGCTTCAATAGCCTTGATCAACAAAATGAAGTACGCCTTGCAACGGGACCTTTATATCAGAACTTAGCTGAAAATGGCTACAGCACTGAACAGCGTTTGGAGTTCACCGACCGTTTGGCAGATGAAACGGCAATTGTTGTAGAAGTCCTGTATAACAACAGGAATAATAAACAATATTTAGGTATTAATCCCTCAAATTATATGGGGTTTTTGCCTGAAGGCATGACTGGGGATAGGGATATTTATCAAGATTCAAAATTTCCATTAAGACAGTTTTCTGGAAATGCAAGGTTTTTGGGCAAGGTATATGGACAAGCTTTAACTTTTAATGCTGGTTTTAACCATGTAGAAAGAAATTTCAATTCACTTTTATATAGCCTTAACACTGGAGGTGCAATCACAGCAGATGGTTTTGGTGGCACCTATGATAACTTAACCGAAAACATCTATTTCGATGGGGCGTACGATTGGAATATCTTGTCGAATCTGTCGCTGACCGTGAACAGTACCTATACTTTGGAACGCTATAAATTAAAAGTGGCGGGACCATCAGCAGAACTTATAAATGAAAACTATGATTATCTATTAAATAAGGTCAATCTAAGATATAAACTCGAAAATTTTGGGACTGTAAACCTACAGTACAACAACAATATCAACCTGCCGTTACTTACCGATGTCATACCTGTTTACTGGATGAATAACTATAAGAATTTTTTAAAGGGCTCAGGTACCCTGGTCAAAAAAGGGGGACAAAGCATTTCTATTTTTTACAGCCTTGCAGATTATAATAAACTTAGAATGCTTTTAACAACAGGGTTCGTTTACAGTACGAATCCGACAAATTATATTACTAACCAGCAGTTTACCCCTTTATATCAGGTTTATACAAAGAACCCTGCACAACATAATTATGCAAATTATCTTGCATATGGCCGATTGGAAAAATATATTGACCCCTTTAAGGGAAATTTGATTGTTGACTTCAACTCTTTTTTTACCAAAATAGCAGGTACGGCCAATAATATTGCCAACCTGATCGATTTCAACACCACTTCGCTACTTTTGGGTTACAAATCAGGCTTCAAGGGTTGGCTTAGCTTTGATGCAAACACTGCCTTACGTTTAAACAGACAGAAAACAACTGCTATAGTGGAGAATTTGGCCAAGACAGAAAGCATAGAAAATAAGTTAAGCATTTTTTTTATACCTGGGGACAGGTTTAATCTTGAACTTGATATGGAACAGTACTTCTTGCCTGTGAACAGTAGGTTTAAGCAGCTTGTGTTTTTCGATGTGAAAGCAAAATATCAGTTGAAAAATAGGGACTGGAGCTTGAATTTTACTGCACTTAATATCTTGAACAATAAAAGCCTGACTTTTGACTCCATTTCGCAGAACCAGTTCAGTACACAGAGCTATAACTTGGTCCCAAATACCTTTCTGATAGGTGTTTATTATCGCTTTCACTTAGCCAAACATTGATTTAAATCATCATATGGTGCTGCCAAACGGAAAAAGGCTTCTGACTACTCAAGGGTTCAGCCCTTGGTATAAGATGATTGCCAAAAACTTTGTTCACGGGGATAGACCGATCCCTTTGGCAACTGCCCAGAATTATTTTTCATCTCCTGATTCTTCGAAGTATATTTTTACATCGGAAAAGGATAGATCCTTTGATATCGTGCCGGTCAGATCCGAAAGCTAGACAAGCGGTCGGAGTTTGTAATTGAATCATGGTATAGTCAACTTAATCTTAAGGTTAATGAATTATCAAATGAGCAGATAATTGGCATACTTTCAATGACTTCAAACATTGGTAACAATGACAAGAAGAATACAAAAATTAATTTGGCTCCAATTGTTATTTTAATAATGATCAACCCCTAGGCCTAAGATAAGCTAGTTCGTATACAGGCGAAGGATAGATTTTACCAAGATCTTCGATCTATGTGTCATCAGACCTTGGCAAAATATTAATCAAATGAAGGTCTTTTGACCACTGCAGGTGAAAACCGTTTTACAGGAAATAGAAAAAACAGGAGAAGTTCAGGTAAACACTTAACAGGAATAAGAAAAATTGATATGAATAAACAGCCCGATTCTATCTTCTACAGCCATGTGTAGAGCCGGTTGTTGCCTGAAGACTGGCTTTTTTGTACTATGAATCTGATCTGTGAAAATATTTTTAACTGATTTTCAGTCGCTTATTGGGGATTATTCCAAAAGTGGCCACTTGTTTTTCTGCAAAGTGGCCACTTTTTTCGGTTCAAAATGGCCACTGTTTTCGCTTAAAAGTGGTCAATCGGCTCATTTTAAGCGGTTTTAAGGCTTGTTTAAAGCCAACCTGGTTCAATGGTTGTTTTTGTGCTCAAGGCAGCTTCAGTGGAGCGCTAAAGCGCTTAAAAATGGTTTTTTTAGAAAGGGTGTTGCTGGAGTTTTTTGTCTGTCGGTTTTTGGATGTAATTGTGCCCCAGAACAGCTTTATTAACTGGATAATCATATCCGGGATGCCGTGGAGCGGAGTTTTGTGCGGATGGAAGGCAGAGCATTGACAAAATTTCTTTTGCGGTGGTTCTGATAGGAATGGATATATTTGGGACTCTTCTCAAGATGTCCTGCTCAAAGTCGGGCTAATCTACGGGTGTACAGTTTGGAACGGAATCCTCTGTCTACTATTGCCGAAATCCCCAGCGCAAGTTCTGAAGTGCTGGATGTCCTTTTTTCATGATCTCATTCTGTAATTCTAAATATTCTGTGTTGTACTCGTCAACCGATTTTTTATCCGAAATTTCAAAATCCAGTGGTTTGATGAAAAAGTACTTCATCGTGTCCAGGTCATAGTTTTCCTTGCAGGAATAGCTGGTGAATAATGCTAAGTTGGCCTGGATGTTTGAGGGGTAAAGTATTGAGGTAGTTTGAATATCTTTTCCATCGAATTGCGTAGAGGGAAATTTGACCCCATGATAGCCGTTTATTCTAAGGGCCTCTGTCAGGATTTGTGCTGGTATGTATTCCTCTATAAAAGTTTGCCCGTGGGTTCTTTTGAAAGTACAGATTTGGGTAAGAATGAATTTTTTGAAGTCTCTGATAATATCTTTCAGGTTTGGACTATAAAGCGGATCGTTGAACTTTGGAATGCCGCCACCAGACCTAATCAGGTTGTTGAGCACGCCGTTGATCAGATTATGGATATGGTTGCTGACATCATAGATTTTTAATTTTTGGAAAGGTAGCTGAGTGTTTTTGTTGATGGTGTTTTCTATCATTTGATCATAAGCGAATGACGCAATGGCTATCTCATTAAAATTGTCCACTGAATGGCGTAGTTCATAGAGTACATCCAATATCGAGGATCCAATGTAAAGTATGGGCTGACCTGAAAAACTGAAACGTTGGTTGCCGATTAAGAATCTCTTATCAAAGGGGATATGATAGAAGTAGTCCTCACCGATTTTTGCATTACCTTCAGGCTTGGCTCTGCCCTTGTAGAATATCCCGAGTTCACCGGGGCTGATCACATCTGCTATATCGTACTTTTCAAGTACATCGAAGATGTGTATTGTAGCCTTGTAATGTTTACCATCTATGAATAGTTGGTAGGATTTTATCAAATCACTAAAAAATTCTTGAAATTCATCTTTTTTGGTCTGTAAGCCTTTATAAGCACCATCTATCCAGTCGTATAAGGTATCTTTGGAATGGTATGGCAGATGGTCAAAATATTTAACTTTATGTGCGGATACCAGGTTGTCAAAGGACTCGAAAAATAATTGGTAATAATTTTCCAACGTGTTTTCAAAACGGTTGGAGGATTGATCTGAGGCTTTTTCTTTTAGTCTGTACTGAAAGGCGTCGGATAGGAATGTGTTTAAATCATTCATTTGCTGAGTATATATATATATATATATATGGTTAATTTATTTGCAATTTAAAAACTAAAAGCCTTTTGCCAACAACTTACTTGGTTTTGCTAGTGGCAGGCAAAATCTTGTTTTCAAATTTTCTACTGTTTTTGCCGGCCTACAGGCAGATCGAAACGCCACTGTATAGGATGGGTAATCATTTCGTTAAAACTGTACCGTTCATTTCCAGCTAATATACAAACAAAAAATTATACAAACATTTTTGTTTGTATAATTTTTTGTTTGTATAATTGTTTTCTAACATTGAGTCAAATGGCAAAACTGCATAATAAAGTCGGACCGCCTGTTGAAGGAGCGGATTTTTTTGGAAGGGAAAGTGAGGTGAATGACAGCTGGTCGGATCTGGAAGACGGAAACCATCTCCTGATTTCCGCGCCACGGAGGATTGGTAAAAGTTCATTGGTGAAGCGTCTCCTTTCTGAGGCCGATAGCCAGGGCTGGAAATCCACTTATGTCGACGTACAGGGGTTAGGAAGCGAAGTTGAATTTTATAAGGTGTTTACCGAACATCTCAAGAAGGATGGAACAGGCTGGTTCGTGAAAAACAGGCAAAGGGTGCTTGAAGGGATCGGCAATGTGCTTTCGAAGTTTGAAGTTTCTGTAGCGGCAAACGATATAAATATTAAGCTGTCTTATAACAGCAAAGAAGTTAAGGACCTGCGTGATGGCATAGAGGCATTGCTGGAGGGGTGCGGAGATATGCTTATAGCAATTGATGAGCTGCCCTTTTTTCTGGCCAGATTGGAAAAGGAATCCGATGGACCGTTACGCGTTTCGGATTTTTTACACTGGCTACGTTCTTTCAGGCAAAAAAAGGGCAGTGGGATAAGATGGGTATTCTGTGGCTCCATTGGTCTGGATACTTTTACAGAACGGCTCAAACTTTCAGGCGCTTTCAATGATGTCCTGAACTTTCCCATAAGTGCGTTTGATGATGCGACCGCGATCAGGTTTTTGATCCAGTTAGGAAGCGATAATGGTCTGGCAATTTCCCAAGAGGTGGCAGAACAGATAATAGAGGTAATCGGTTGGCCGCTGCCTTATTTCCTTCAAGCCCATTTTAAACAGTTAAAGCGCATCAAATCACAGGATATGAGAAAACCGGTGACATCTGATGAAATAAAACAGGCCTATGCAAATATTATACGTGATACCTCTTCGCTTAAAACATGGGAAGAAAGGCTGGACGATCAATTGCCATCGTCTGATGCCGGCCATTGCAAGGTAATACTCAAGAATTTATGTAAATCAAAAAAAGGGCTTTCAAGAAAGAAACTCTTTGATCTGCTATATAATAGTTTTTCGGACGTCCAGAAATGCGAGGATGCATTGGCCTCATATATCGCAATGCTGGACCGTGATGGCTACATTATAGAAGTTAACGGTAATTATAGCTTCAGATCCCCGCTACTGAGGGATTTTTGGTACAAAATGAAAGTGAGATAGAGAAATGAAAAATAAAGATAATTTGATTTCGGTAAACAGCCTGCACTATTTCAATGCGCACACCAGGAGTGCGGAAGATATCGTGAATACTTTTATCGCCCGCAGGTCGGTATTAAAAGAACTTGAAGATGGTGTGCTTTCTGAACCCAAAAACAGCATTCCCCAGCATTATATGATCATCGGTAGCCGTGGGATGGGAAAAAGCACTTTATTGAGACGTCTGGAGATTTCCATCAGGTCCGAGCGGTTCCGTGACAAGTTCGTGCCCATACTGTTTCCAGAGGAACAATATAACATCGACAGACTGTCTAAGTTCTGGCTCAACAGCCTGGATGCGCTTGCCGATAGCCTGGAGATTGAGCAGAAACATGATGAAGCAGATCAGATCGATGCCATTATCCGCGACATGGATAGTGTCTCTAATGAAGAACGGCTTACTGAAATGGCCTATGATGCCCTTATGGAAATATGTAAAAAGATGGGAAGGCGTGCGGTTTTCCTATTGGACAACATTGACATTCTTTTCGAGGGTATTTCTCCCGATGAACAGTTCAAGCTCCGCAAAGTCATTACCGAAAACGGTGCGCCGATTTTTATCGCGGCGAGTACAAACAATCCTGCGGAAAGCCAGGACTATGATGCGGCATTTTATGATGCATTCGACAACATTTACCTGGAAAGGCTCAGCCAGATTGAAATGCGGGAACTTTTGCTTTATCTCGCCGAGCGGACAGGGGAAGACAAGAGTTTTGAAGCTATATACGAAAAGACCGGTCAGCTTGATGCACTGCACAACCTCACGGGTGGTAATCCTAGGATAGCGGTTTTTATGTTTCATCTTATCGCAAATGGACTTAGTGATAAGATTTTTGAAAACCTGAACGCTTTGCTCGATGTAATCACTCCGCTTTATAAGGCAAATTTTGAACAGCTCAGCAAACAGGCACAGGTGATTGTCGATGCCCTGGCATTGAACTGGGATCCCAGTGACCTGGATACTTTAAGCAGGGCAACCAGGCTGGAAAATAATCAGCTCAGCTCGCAGCTTGAGCGCTTGATCAAACAGGGATGGGTAGAACGGGGGAACAGATTTTCGGTTGAAAAAAACAAGATGCTCGGAAAGGTGAAAAATTATGCGGTGAGGGAGCGTTTTTTCAATATCTGGTACATCATGCGCCGTGCCAGCCGAAGACAGCGGGGAGACCTGAAAAGCCTTACCTGTTTTTTGGAAACCTTCTATACGCCCCAACATCTGGATATTGAGAAGCAGCGTATTATCCAGTTGCTCAGGGAAAATCTTGATAGCGACAGGATTACCTATGCGCTGGCGCTTTCCAAAGCCTTCAACAAAGGTAAATACAACCAGATGGAAGAAGAAATTTACAGAGAGGTCCTTTCAAAAACGAAGGGCGACCTGGGAGAGATTTCGAAATACCTTGATCCGGATATTATTCCGCATGAGGTTCTGGCCGATTTCATGAGTGGAAATACCGACCTGCTTTTTGATTACATTCAGATCCTGATGGAAAAAGGTGAGTACCAAAAACTGGAAAAACTGCTCCTGTGCATGATCGATATGGAAAAATTTTCCGATAGTGCTTATCTGAATGTCAAACTTGGACAGGTGTATAAGGAGCTTGACAATATTTCGCAGGCAGAAAAACACTATGCTACTGCTCTCGATATTGATCCTGAGGATGCATGGGCGCACTCGCACATGGCGAGGTTAAAGGAGGAACTAGGGAAACTTGATGAGGCAGAAACAAATTACGTCAAAGCAGCTGGCCTATCTGATGACCCGTTCTATCCATGGTTATTGGCAGAATTTTATCTCAAAAATGGAAAAGAAGAAAAAGGGGAAGAAATATTGAAGGAGGTAGTTGAACTGCATCCTAAATATGTCCATGCGATAAATTCACTGGCATT
Proteins encoded:
- a CDS encoding carboxypeptidase-like regulatory domain-containing protein: MLKIFCSLLIFFTLFTFSFLYAQRNVTGKIADASGKPVSSASIILKYTKEGNPQTKYTLVKADGTYSISLVEGALKPGLQCIALGFQSQYIDLDSIRTDYNFVLQPSVIKLDPVNITAKQTVRVKDDTTTFLVEKFSKKNEQTVEDLIKRLPGMSVDKDGNIKYNGRQVERVLVEDGDLFEKDFKMLTKNLSADMVEKIQAIDNYNDNPLLSGLTKTDKQVLNLKLKKDKLLNVNGNVNLNAGLPKDKYEGKVNLISISPNLKGILLGAGNNVGINPFSMLNIAEPVANQRRFNLEDNIVLQANNRLVEIPYLYYQGIDLNRNNFNDTKIASGNFMFRPLKKLEVKLAAYFLNDNNRQQLYNDTRFAIDNQPPVVFNEVNNLNKQQLYQAYNLTLTYRPNKRQQFKYVGKFSFNSLDQQNEVRLATGPLYQNLAENGYSTEQRLEFTDRLADETAIVVEVLYNNRNNKQYLGINPSNYMGFLPEGMTGDRDIYQDSKFPLRQFSGNARFLGKVYGQALTFNAGFNHVERNFNSLLYSLNTGGAITADGFGGTYDNLTENIYFDGAYDWNILSNLSLTVNSTYTLERYKLKVAGPSAELINENYDYLLNKVNLRYKLENFGTVNLQYNNNINLPLLTDVIPVYWMNNYKNFLKGSGTLVKKGGQSISIFYSLADYNKLRMLLTTGFVYSTNPTNYITNQQFTPLYQVYTKNPAQHNYANYLAYGRLEKYIDPFKGNLIVDFNSFFTKIAGTANNIANLIDFNTTSLLLGYKSGFKGWLSFDANTALRLNRQKTTAIVENLAKTESIENKLSIFFIPGDRFNLELDMEQYFLPVNSRFKQLVFFDVKAKYQLKNRDWSLNFTALNILNNKSLTFDSISQNQFSTQSYNLVPNTFLIGVYYRFHLAKH
- a CDS encoding helix-turn-helix domain-containing protein, giving the protein MTQIGLTIRKLREEKNISQEKMALELNLAQSNYGRLEKDDRRLTVPKLLKISEVLKVSISDLFNERKITHQQNNDKLTIACNAGPFHDQEAIKKLIEQYELRIKEKDELISLLKK
- a CDS encoding AAA family ATPase, with the translated sequence MAKLHNKVGPPVEGADFFGRESEVNDSWSDLEDGNHLLISAPRRIGKSSLVKRLLSEADSQGWKSTYVDVQGLGSEVEFYKVFTEHLKKDGTGWFVKNRQRVLEGIGNVLSKFEVSVAANDINIKLSYNSKEVKDLRDGIEALLEGCGDMLIAIDELPFFLARLEKESDGPLRVSDFLHWLRSFRQKKGSGIRWVFCGSIGLDTFTERLKLSGAFNDVLNFPISAFDDATAIRFLIQLGSDNGLAISQEVAEQIIEVIGWPLPYFLQAHFKQLKRIKSQDMRKPVTSDEIKQAYANIIRDTSSLKTWEERLDDQLPSSDAGHCKVILKNLCKSKKGLSRKKLFDLLYNSFSDVQKCEDALASYIAMLDRDGYIIEVNGNYSFRSPLLRDFWYKMKVR
- a CDS encoding ATP-binding protein, yielding MKNKDNLISVNSLHYFNAHTRSAEDIVNTFIARRSVLKELEDGVLSEPKNSIPQHYMIIGSRGMGKSTLLRRLEISIRSERFRDKFVPILFPEEQYNIDRLSKFWLNSLDALADSLEIEQKHDEADQIDAIIRDMDSVSNEERLTEMAYDALMEICKKMGRRAVFLLDNIDILFEGISPDEQFKLRKVITENGAPIFIAASTNNPAESQDYDAAFYDAFDNIYLERLSQIEMRELLLYLAERTGEDKSFEAIYEKTGQLDALHNLTGGNPRIAVFMFHLIANGLSDKIFENLNALLDVITPLYKANFEQLSKQAQVIVDALALNWDPSDLDTLSRATRLENNQLSSQLERLIKQGWVERGNRFSVEKNKMLGKVKNYAVRERFFNIWYIMRRASRRQRGDLKSLTCFLETFYTPQHLDIEKQRIIQLLRENLDSDRITYALALSKAFNKGKYNQMEEEIYREVLSKTKGDLGEISKYLDPDIIPHEVLADFMSGNTDLLFDYIQILMEKGEYQKLEKLLLCMIDMEKFSDSAYLNVKLGQVYKELDNISQAEKHYATALDIDPEDAWAHSHMARLKEELGKLDEAETNYVKAAGLSDDPFYPWLLAEFYLKNGKEEKGEEILKEVVELHPKYVHAINSLAFYYMSGTKLDKAIDMLQRVVDLGDAPADAYYFLGRCQWSEKSGDALDNFAAAVQLAPDAANYWFYLGLCQREKGQVEQAQISYEKAIELEPDNVDYVAGYGRFLAACKEDFQKAAKVFYRAIEIKPSAKLYLQLAASVSVLARHEEAVWAFKKAISLKKDYAEAYAGLAMHQEIFLKQIDPALKNYRKALKLDPEQDEVWYFYGNLLQYKIGDFKEARLAYEKSISIAEPDIDVIDDYVILLRDRIGLREEAFAIFEQHQQLFSRDGFSRGLQQALFALYDHNLGDAKKHWMTALKFEGEISEGRLEALWRAAATASQLGFTDTLALVFEESGKDRELRPVYEAIKALIAGSTDYFLNIAPEVADTAMQLYVQMKNYQEMGGH